From the Blastopirellula marina genome, one window contains:
- a CDS encoding NAD(P)-dependent alcohol dehydrogenase has product MATAEADSEVHTHLMQAVVLEQYGSEENLKLNSISRPKITADQVLIRVHAASVNPIDWKIRQGMLKWILPEQLPAVLGFDVAGEITEVGYTAKQQGWNIGDPVMAFSDKTFGGGYAEYIAVDSKVIVTKPENCSYDEAAGIPLAATTAWKALVKLGKLHAGDDVLINGASGGVGTFAVQIAKALGAKVTAVCSSDNHALVRDLGADETIDYHATPFTRIGRSFDIVFDAVSKSTFHECRRILKPEGHYIATLPSVESVGMTMISKFQKQSCHVVLARPDGDILKSLAALANEGKLRTVIDTVFPLNEVTAAHRKSEGGHVVGKIVLHVSNDIPDTKSHSEL; this is encoded by the coding sequence GTGGCCACAGCAGAAGCAGATTCCGAAGTGCACACTCACCTGATGCAAGCCGTTGTCCTTGAGCAATATGGCAGCGAAGAAAACTTGAAGCTCAATAGCATCTCACGGCCCAAGATCACAGCAGACCAAGTCCTCATTCGCGTTCATGCTGCCAGCGTCAATCCGATTGATTGGAAAATCCGCCAGGGCATGTTGAAGTGGATTCTCCCGGAACAACTGCCGGCTGTTCTTGGCTTTGACGTTGCCGGAGAAATAACCGAAGTCGGCTACACCGCCAAGCAGCAGGGCTGGAATATCGGTGACCCAGTAATGGCATTCTCAGACAAGACCTTCGGGGGAGGTTACGCCGAATACATTGCCGTTGACTCGAAAGTCATTGTTACGAAGCCTGAGAATTGTTCCTACGATGAAGCCGCCGGGATTCCGCTTGCTGCGACCACGGCGTGGAAAGCGCTCGTCAAACTCGGAAAACTTCATGCCGGCGATGATGTCTTGATTAATGGGGCGTCAGGCGGGGTCGGCACGTTCGCCGTCCAAATTGCGAAAGCACTTGGGGCGAAAGTAACTGCCGTTTGTAGTTCGGATAACCATGCACTCGTGCGTGATTTGGGTGCAGACGAAACAATTGATTACCACGCCACGCCGTTTACTCGGATTGGTCGATCATTTGACATCGTATTCGATGCCGTCAGCAAATCGACGTTCCATGAGTGTCGGCGCATTCTGAAGCCCGAAGGGCATTACATCGCGACCCTTCCATCCGTGGAAAGCGTGGGCATGACAATGATTTCCAAGTTTCAAAAGCAATCGTGTCATGTCGTTCTGGCTCGGCCTGACGGTGACATCCTGAAGTCTCTTGCTGCACTGGCAAACGAAGGGAAACTAAGAACGGTGATTGATACCGTATTTCCACTCAATGAAGTTACCGCTGCGCACCGAAAAAGCGAAGGAGGGCACGTCGTTGGAAAGATTGTGCTGCATGTCTCAAACGATATACCAGATACGAAATCGCACTCAGAACTTTAG
- the purE gene encoding 5-(carboxyamino)imidazole ribonucleotide mutase: protein MSQADQPLVGVIMGSKSDWETMRNACEILESFKVPYEKRVVSAHRTPAWMNEYATTAQSRGIKIIIAGAGGAAHLPGMVASQTTLPVLGVPVKSRALNGLDSLLSIVQMPGGIPVGTLAIGDAGAKNAGLLAVRILATTDTDLQERLAKFQEEQTQKVLEDSQL from the coding sequence ATGTCCCAAGCAGACCAGCCGCTGGTTGGCGTGATTATGGGCAGCAAGTCCGACTGGGAAACCATGCGGAATGCCTGCGAGATTTTGGAATCGTTCAAGGTCCCGTACGAAAAGCGGGTCGTTTCCGCGCATCGTACCCCGGCGTGGATGAACGAATATGCCACCACCGCGCAAAGCCGCGGAATCAAGATCATTATCGCCGGTGCAGGCGGGGCCGCTCATTTGCCGGGCATGGTTGCTTCCCAAACGACACTTCCGGTTTTGGGCGTCCCAGTAAAGAGCCGTGCCCTGAATGGTCTCGACTCGTTGCTCTCGATCGTGCAGATGCCTGGCGGTATTCCCGTTGGCACATTGGCAATCGGCGATGCCGGTGCAAAGAACGCAGGCCTCTTGGCCGTAAGAATTCTGGCAACCACCGACACCGATCTCCAAGAGCGGCTGGCCAAGTTTCAGGAAGAACAAACGCAGAAAGTTCTCGAGGATTCGCAATTGTGA
- a CDS encoding 5-(carboxyamino)imidazole ribonucleotide synthase — MTKTILPGGTLGVLGSGQLGRMFAIAARRMGYRVHVLSPETDTPTGQVADVEVTASYNDLDAVARFAEQVDVVTFEFENVPLTTVDVVNEKVPVRPAGRVLHTTQHRIREKSFLRDHGFPVANFHPIREAADLDTVPDELLPGVLKTAAWGYDGKGQVKVANREELITAWQDELKQEAILEQLVHFEKEFSVVAARGLDGNVECYTPIENIHVNHILDVSVSPGRLSEKATAEAMEIAKAVLTELDVVGVLCVEFFLAPGDALLINELAPRPHNSGHLTIDSHVTCQFEQQVRSICGLPLGSTRQLRPSAMINLLGDVWEPSIPDWAAACSNPDVKLHLYGKREPRVGRKMGHMTVTADTVDAAIESAYTAKTRLQGK; from the coding sequence GTGACAAAGACCATTCTTCCCGGCGGAACCCTCGGAGTGCTGGGCAGCGGGCAATTGGGCCGCATGTTTGCCATCGCCGCGCGCCGCATGGGCTACCGCGTTCATGTTCTTTCTCCTGAAACGGATACTCCGACAGGGCAAGTTGCCGATGTCGAAGTGACGGCCAGCTACAACGACCTGGACGCAGTCGCCCGCTTTGCTGAACAAGTCGATGTCGTAACGTTTGAGTTTGAAAACGTCCCGCTGACAACGGTCGATGTCGTCAACGAGAAGGTACCTGTCCGGCCAGCCGGCCGCGTTCTGCATACGACGCAACATCGTATCCGAGAAAAATCGTTTCTCCGTGATCATGGCTTTCCTGTCGCCAACTTTCATCCGATTCGTGAAGCCGCCGACCTCGACACAGTCCCAGACGAGCTACTACCAGGCGTGCTAAAGACGGCGGCCTGGGGCTACGACGGCAAAGGGCAAGTCAAAGTTGCCAATCGCGAAGAGCTGATTACCGCTTGGCAGGACGAACTGAAGCAGGAAGCCATCCTCGAGCAGTTGGTCCACTTCGAAAAAGAGTTTTCGGTGGTCGCTGCCCGCGGCCTGGATGGCAATGTCGAGTGCTACACGCCGATTGAAAACATCCATGTGAATCACATTCTGGATGTCTCGGTTTCGCCTGGTCGCCTCTCCGAGAAGGCCACGGCTGAAGCCATGGAAATCGCCAAGGCCGTTTTGACCGAGTTGGATGTTGTAGGCGTTTTGTGCGTTGAGTTCTTTCTCGCTCCTGGTGATGCGCTGCTCATCAATGAACTAGCCCCACGTCCCCACAACTCAGGCCACCTGACCATCGATTCGCACGTAACCTGTCAATTCGAGCAGCAAGTTCGCTCAATCTGTGGCCTCCCGTTGGGTTCAACGAGGCAACTTCGTCCTTCCGCGATGATCAATCTGCTGGGAGATGTCTGGGAACCAAGTATACCTGATTGGGCAGCGGCATGCTCGAACCCAGACGTGAAACTGCATCTGTATGGCAAGCGCGAACCTCGAGTAGGCCGAAAGATGGGGCACATGACGGTAACTGCGGACACGGTCGATGCAGCAATAGAATCCGCGTATACCGCAAAAACTCGCTTGCAGGGCAAGTGA
- a CDS encoding TIM barrel protein, giving the protein MPQNKSRLSRRDLIKTVVGTSVAGLAMAGTARAAGSSAATQVPSEDFKATGKNIKQSVMAWCFNPMPMETLIPACAKMGLQAMEGIDVKWYPLMKEHGLKVSLCSGHGFKDGPVNPDNHAMCTEKLKGAIDTAVKWNCPSVITFTGMSKKGIGFEQGTKNCVEFWKSVIPYAEENNVQLVLEHLNSRDDSHPMKGHPGYFGDDVDHCLDMIKQVDSPNMKLLFDFYHVQIMNGDVIRRFRQSLPYIGHLHTAGNPGRCELDDTQEMNYSAIIKAVADSEYDGYVVQEYIPTWDDKLASLRHGVALCDV; this is encoded by the coding sequence ATGCCGCAAAACAAATCCCGCCTATCTCGCCGTGACCTGATTAAGACCGTTGTGGGTACCTCGGTGGCTGGTTTGGCCATGGCCGGCACTGCTCGTGCTGCAGGGTCTTCCGCTGCAACCCAAGTTCCCTCGGAAGACTTCAAGGCAACCGGTAAGAATATCAAGCAGTCGGTCATGGCATGGTGCTTTAATCCAATGCCGATGGAAACCCTGATTCCCGCATGTGCGAAGATGGGACTTCAGGCGATGGAAGGGATCGATGTCAAATGGTACCCCCTGATGAAAGAGCACGGCTTGAAGGTATCGCTATGCTCGGGACATGGCTTCAAGGATGGTCCGGTAAATCCGGACAATCACGCAATGTGTACCGAGAAGCTGAAAGGGGCCATCGATACCGCAGTGAAGTGGAATTGCCCTAGCGTGATCACGTTCACCGGGATGAGCAAAAAGGGAATCGGCTTCGAGCAAGGCACCAAGAATTGCGTCGAATTCTGGAAATCAGTGATTCCCTACGCAGAAGAAAATAACGTTCAACTTGTGCTCGAACACCTCAACAGCCGAGATGATTCGCACCCTATGAAGGGGCATCCCGGTTACTTTGGAGACGATGTCGATCATTGCCTGGACATGATCAAACAGGTCGACTCACCAAACATGAAGTTACTGTTCGATTTCTACCACGTGCAGATTATGAACGGTGACGTTATTCGACGTTTCCGCCAGAGCCTGCCGTACATTGGGCACCTGCACACGGCTGGAAATCCAGGTCGATGTGAACTGGACGATACGCAAGAGATGAACTACTCGGCCATCATCAAGGCCGTGGCGGATTCGGAATACGATGGATACGTCGTCCAGGAATACATCCCTACCTGGGATGACAAACTGGCGTCACTCCGGCACGGTGTCGCGCTGTGCGACGTCTAG
- the dcd gene encoding dCTP deaminase: MILSGNEIRKHLNSKIFIEPYDESRLNPNSYNLTLNEELMTYEELILDMRQPHRIRRITIPEEGYVLNPNQLYLARTNEMTETHGYVPMIEGRSSIGRLGLFVHVTAGFGDVGFKGFWTLEMFAVQPIRIYPNVPICQIFYHEITGDITEYVSDKYQNNHGIQPSLLFKELNPGAQPPDESQMAFPFDNP, from the coding sequence ATGATTCTTTCCGGTAATGAGATTCGGAAACATCTCAACAGCAAGATCTTTATCGAGCCTTATGACGAAAGTCGTTTAAATCCCAATAGTTACAATCTGACGCTCAACGAAGAATTGATGACGTACGAGGAGTTGATCCTCGATATGCGTCAGCCTCACCGGATCCGGCGAATTACAATACCGGAAGAGGGTTACGTGCTGAATCCAAATCAGTTGTATTTGGCACGAACCAATGAGATGACCGAAACGCACGGCTACGTTCCCATGATTGAGGGGCGCAGTTCAATCGGGCGGCTTGGTCTTTTCGTGCACGTGACCGCTGGGTTTGGTGATGTCGGGTTCAAAGGATTTTGGACCTTAGAGATGTTTGCCGTCCAGCCGATTCGCATCTATCCGAATGTCCCCATTTGCCAGATCTTCTATCACGAGATCACGGGTGACATTACGGAGTATGTGAGCGACAAGTACCAGAACAATCACGGAATTCAGCCCAGCCTGTTGTTCAAGGAGTTGAACCCCGGGGCCCAGCCTCCGGATGAATCGCAAATGGCATTTCCCTTTGATAACCCTTAA
- a CDS encoding D-arabinono-1,4-lactone oxidase gives METNKRIVNFGRNVDFHSAHYYEPSSEEELLEILNRHNTGKIRVVASKHAWSGAIVSADVIVNMRNFNEVKVDDSSEPPLAIVGGGTQMKKVLAELAKRGLTTPSIGLITEQTIAGAISTGTHGSGKNSLSHYMESLRIACFDNDGKAEIREVKSGESLQAARCSLGCLGIILGVTFRCVPQYWVTEKATWCTMIDDALVLEDQSPLQQFFLLPHSWRYVSQERRVSDLPQPSWSAWLYRWYWFLSLDIGLHLGVIASARWLRSRSLVHALFRWGLPASVFSRWVVTDRSDRILVMEHELFRHLEIELFVAQSKVREAAAFVAQVLQLADGQRDCLAALWQDRLGEMGMSEELQALRGIYCHHYPICFRRILADDTLISMSEGTEPWVYSISLITYVEPREPFFQVGRFLARSMAKLFGARPHWGKWFPLSGGEVEELYPRLEAFRETAYEFDRSGVFRNPYVEEVFSFPTMTTHQEANGRQTGSESGV, from the coding sequence ATGGAAACGAATAAGCGAATTGTCAACTTCGGGAGAAACGTCGATTTTCATTCCGCTCATTATTATGAGCCAAGTTCCGAGGAAGAACTGCTCGAAATTCTGAATCGGCACAACACAGGGAAGATACGTGTCGTTGCATCGAAACATGCCTGGAGCGGTGCCATTGTTTCCGCGGACGTGATCGTCAATATGCGGAACTTCAATGAAGTAAAGGTTGATGATTCGTCCGAACCGCCACTCGCAATCGTGGGGGGCGGCACTCAGATGAAGAAGGTACTCGCTGAACTCGCCAAGCGAGGCCTGACGACTCCGTCGATTGGATTGATTACCGAACAAACCATCGCCGGGGCAATCTCGACCGGTACGCATGGTTCCGGGAAAAACAGCCTCTCGCACTATATGGAATCATTACGGATCGCATGTTTCGACAACGACGGTAAGGCGGAGATTCGGGAGGTCAAGTCAGGTGAATCATTACAGGCAGCCCGTTGCAGTCTAGGGTGCCTCGGCATCATTTTGGGCGTGACATTTCGCTGTGTGCCCCAGTATTGGGTGACCGAAAAAGCGACATGGTGCACGATGATCGACGACGCCTTGGTATTGGAGGATCAGTCTCCCCTGCAGCAGTTTTTTCTGCTTCCCCACAGTTGGCGGTATGTCTCGCAGGAACGACGCGTATCGGATCTTCCCCAGCCATCTTGGTCGGCTTGGCTGTATCGGTGGTATTGGTTTCTCAGTCTCGACATCGGTTTACACCTGGGGGTAATTGCTTCCGCGAGATGGCTAAGGAGCCGGTCGTTGGTGCACGCATTGTTTCGCTGGGGCTTGCCGGCGTCCGTCTTTTCAAGATGGGTGGTTACAGACCGTAGCGACCGAATTCTTGTCATGGAGCACGAACTGTTCCGGCATCTTGAGATCGAATTGTTTGTCGCCCAATCGAAAGTGCGAGAAGCTGCTGCGTTTGTTGCCCAGGTTCTGCAATTAGCCGATGGTCAACGTGACTGCCTGGCCGCTCTCTGGCAAGATAGGCTCGGTGAGATGGGAATGAGTGAGGAACTCCAGGCCCTGCGCGGTATCTACTGCCATCATTACCCAATTTGTTTCCGCCGGATTCTTGCTGACGATACGCTGATCTCGATGTCGGAAGGAACCGAGCCATGGGTCTATTCCATCAGTTTGATTACCTACGTCGAGCCCAGGGAGCCCTTCTTCCAGGTCGGCCGATTTCTGGCTCGAAGCATGGCTAAGTTGTTTGGGGCACGCCCCCACTGGGGAAAGTGGTTTCCTCTGTCCGGGGGCGAAGTCGAAGAACTTTATCCCCGACTCGAGGCATTCAGGGAGACGGCCTATGAATTCGATCGTAGCGGGGTGTTTCGGAATCCATATGTAGAGGAAGTCTTTTCGTTCCCCACGATGACGACACACCAAGAAGCGAATGGTCGTCAAACTGGCAGCGAGAGTGGGGTTTGA
- the nth gene encoding endonuclease III: MIEDLQERKAQARRVVRQLKKDYAGAECALNYETPFQLLIATILSAQCTDVRVNIVTKELFAKYPDADSMSRAPVKTLENLVKTTGFFRNKAKNIHAASRALADEFDGEVPKDLATLVALPGVGRKTANVVLGTAYGIPSGIVVDTHVGRLTKRLGLTDKGDAVQIERELMEVVPKKEWIDFSHRLIHHGRAVCAARKPKCEGCHFLKFCPQIGVV, translated from the coding sequence ATGATCGAAGACCTCCAAGAGCGGAAAGCCCAGGCCCGCCGCGTTGTTCGGCAACTGAAAAAGGATTACGCGGGCGCTGAGTGCGCCTTGAATTACGAGACCCCCTTTCAACTGTTGATTGCGACGATTCTGTCGGCGCAATGTACCGATGTACGGGTCAACATCGTGACGAAGGAGTTGTTTGCCAAGTATCCCGATGCCGATTCCATGTCGCGGGCCCCGGTCAAGACATTGGAGAACCTGGTCAAGACGACGGGATTCTTCCGGAACAAAGCGAAGAACATCCATGCCGCCTCGCGGGCACTGGCCGACGAGTTCGATGGCGAGGTGCCCAAGGACTTAGCAACCCTGGTGGCCTTGCCCGGAGTCGGTCGAAAAACGGCCAATGTCGTGCTAGGGACCGCCTACGGAATCCCTTCCGGTATCGTCGTCGACACCCATGTCGGGCGGCTGACCAAACGGCTGGGACTGACAGATAAAGGGGACGCAGTCCAGATCGAACGCGAATTGATGGAGGTGGTTCCTAAGAAAGAGTGGATCGATTTCTCGCATCGACTGATTCACCACGGTCGAGCGGTTTGTGCGGCCAGGAAACCCAAATGTGAGGGATGCCATTTCCTTAAGTTCTGCCCGCAGATCGGCGTCGTGTAA
- a CDS encoding DUF4129 domain-containing protein translates to MRPRLTELDYAIIAVAPALIMVLVGSLVLFSVGIFYDGPHVWRLNFIMCMFVLGIVANARVGIEEGGTRAAILGGILGVCVLAAVMRFVPEAIILTAVLLAVVWWLSTRLVYDCTVMAGSVDASQKGLMQWIRGEVPEEESHEQEITQPDDQLQGVTGQAEEDTQQSKTFLEKLDAWINPTNTKFAPGAWVVYFSLAALPIFGFGQALAGSKVADKKWYLFTLLVAYVFAALSLLVTTSFLGLRRYLQTRGLVMPLSMTGTWLGVGFGVVALVLIVVSILPRPNAEYELAQLPFYQDEQQRKASQVAVNKDGTNDNRQDRSKTTENQERADENSQKSDETRKDGKEASNQSDPNAQKKKPGESKESDQQQSENSKTNDKNQSEGQKESDSQEKSSDPSKSQQGEAEQRQGDQSSEKSDKPEQKQQDDTKPKPSEEKDSQEDASNEPPQDQSNQSPSQTPAFSFPNPLASLGDLLKVLVYVVVLGMIAFLVWKFWDDIVKAWNEFWASLLGEKKKEEVEQGVAPEPLKKPRIAFSAFRNPFQDPSWKGKPLEEWVRYSFAALEAWAAEQGSQRREEQTPGEFATMLENEHHELASTVRPTADLYGQVAYGSGKAPRETLEILRKLWERLKS, encoded by the coding sequence ATGCGTCCCCGACTCACCGAACTCGACTATGCCATCATCGCCGTTGCGCCGGCGTTAATCATGGTATTGGTGGGAAGTTTGGTGCTGTTTTCGGTGGGGATCTTCTACGACGGTCCCCATGTCTGGCGGCTCAATTTCATCATGTGCATGTTTGTACTGGGGATCGTGGCGAATGCTCGCGTGGGGATCGAAGAGGGGGGAACGCGAGCCGCAATTCTCGGAGGAATTCTGGGAGTATGCGTCCTCGCTGCGGTGATGAGATTCGTTCCCGAGGCGATCATCTTAACAGCAGTGCTGCTCGCGGTTGTGTGGTGGCTGAGTACCCGCCTGGTTTACGATTGCACTGTCATGGCCGGCTCCGTCGATGCGTCTCAAAAAGGGCTAATGCAGTGGATCCGGGGTGAAGTACCAGAAGAAGAATCTCATGAGCAAGAGATCACCCAGCCTGACGATCAGCTTCAGGGGGTTACCGGTCAAGCAGAAGAAGATACGCAGCAGTCGAAGACATTTCTAGAAAAGCTCGACGCTTGGATCAATCCTACGAATACGAAGTTTGCCCCAGGGGCTTGGGTGGTCTATTTCTCGTTGGCAGCCCTTCCCATATTTGGCTTCGGCCAGGCACTAGCCGGAAGCAAAGTTGCCGATAAGAAGTGGTATCTGTTCACGTTGCTTGTCGCGTATGTCTTCGCCGCACTGAGTCTATTGGTGACGACCAGTTTTCTTGGGCTTCGCCGTTACCTTCAAACGCGCGGCCTGGTCATGCCGCTCAGTATGACCGGTACCTGGCTGGGGGTGGGCTTTGGTGTGGTGGCACTGGTGCTGATCGTGGTGTCGATTTTGCCGCGGCCCAATGCCGAGTACGAACTGGCTCAACTTCCTTTCTACCAAGACGAACAGCAACGCAAAGCATCGCAGGTAGCCGTCAACAAAGACGGTACGAACGACAATCGCCAGGACCGTTCGAAGACCACTGAAAACCAGGAACGAGCCGACGAGAATTCGCAAAAGTCAGACGAGACACGAAAAGACGGAAAAGAGGCCAGCAACCAATCCGACCCCAATGCTCAGAAAAAGAAGCCTGGGGAATCGAAAGAATCCGATCAGCAGCAAAGCGAGAACTCGAAGACGAACGACAAAAACCAGAGCGAAGGGCAGAAGGAATCAGACTCGCAGGAGAAGTCGTCCGATCCATCGAAGTCTCAACAGGGAGAAGCGGAGCAGCGGCAAGGTGATCAATCCTCTGAGAAATCCGACAAACCAGAGCAAAAGCAGCAGGATGACACAAAGCCAAAGCCGTCGGAAGAAAAGGACTCTCAGGAAGACGCTTCCAATGAGCCACCCCAAGATCAATCAAATCAATCGCCTTCACAAACACCGGCATTCTCCTTTCCCAACCCACTGGCTTCGTTGGGGGACTTGCTCAAAGTTCTGGTCTACGTGGTCGTTCTTGGCATGATCGCGTTTTTGGTGTGGAAGTTCTGGGACGATATCGTCAAGGCATGGAATGAGTTCTGGGCGAGCCTCTTAGGTGAAAAGAAAAAGGAAGAGGTTGAGCAGGGGGTGGCCCCCGAACCGCTGAAGAAGCCGCGCATTGCATTCTCAGCGTTTCGCAATCCATTCCAGGACCCGAGTTGGAAGGGAAAGCCACTGGAAGAGTGGGTGCGATATTCGTTCGCGGCGCTGGAAGCTTGGGCGGCAGAGCAGGGGAGCCAACGCCGGGAAGAACAGACGCCAGGCGAATTTGCCACTATGCTCGAAAACGAGCACCACGAATTGGCGAGTACGGTACGTCCCACGGCCGATCTTTACGGCCAGGTTGCCTACGGAAGTGGAAAGGCCCCTAGGGAAACGCTCGAAATTCTGCGAAAACTGTGGGAGCGATTAAAGAGTTAG
- a CDS encoding DUF58 domain-containing protein, protein MRWVLGAAILLALSLAFGLGLMTYAMYALVAVMLGSRVLVRYWLRSLSATRHVSQVDAEEGDVITVALTVHYSGVIPMPWMLIEDLLPRHAVITRPAALEVDGKRIFLAMLWPRATKLFTYRIQCNRRGYYQIGPAVLETGDVFGLYKQFKVIAEPEFITVDPAIIPLDGFDLVSKRPLGEIKMQSRLFEDPSRIAGIRRYQLGDPLNRIHWASTARTGQLHSKQYEATCIAGVSIILDLHPDSFPEKDEPIRSELAIKCAVAIANSVHLMDQQVGIFTNSVDAAERMKYEGWDFDARTRDAARKSAGRIDRDPRLNPQKVRTKRGAHQFQQIRHMMARSEKNEGLALPSLLLEIESDLPRDATVVPILSKVTPEIAMTLGNLVRGGYAVTPIVNCWDEYEFAQAAGLLLAERMLAKQLKSMETISQICQEQAYPLF, encoded by the coding sequence ATGCGTTGGGTCTTGGGAGCCGCGATCCTGCTTGCTCTATCCTTGGCGTTTGGCTTGGGATTGATGACCTATGCCATGTACGCATTGGTCGCGGTCATGCTGGGCTCTCGGGTGCTCGTTCGCTACTGGCTACGAAGCTTATCGGCGACTCGACATGTCAGTCAGGTAGATGCTGAAGAAGGGGATGTGATCACGGTTGCGCTGACCGTCCATTATTCGGGTGTCATTCCCATGCCGTGGATGCTGATCGAGGATCTGCTGCCCAGACATGCCGTGATAACTCGTCCAGCGGCATTGGAAGTGGATGGAAAGAGGATCTTCCTGGCGATGTTATGGCCGCGGGCCACCAAACTATTTACGTACCGAATTCAATGCAATCGCCGCGGATACTATCAGATCGGACCGGCCGTGCTCGAGACGGGGGATGTGTTCGGCCTATACAAACAATTCAAGGTGATTGCTGAGCCAGAGTTCATTACGGTCGATCCGGCGATTATTCCGCTGGACGGATTCGATCTCGTTTCCAAGCGTCCCTTGGGCGAAATCAAAATGCAATCGCGACTTTTTGAAGACCCGTCGCGTATTGCCGGCATTCGTCGCTATCAATTGGGAGATCCCCTGAACCGGATTCACTGGGCCTCGACAGCCAGAACCGGCCAACTGCATAGCAAACAGTACGAAGCAACCTGCATTGCAGGCGTAAGCATTATTCTCGACCTTCATCCCGATAGCTTTCCGGAAAAGGATGAACCGATTCGGAGCGAGTTGGCGATCAAATGCGCGGTAGCCATTGCCAATTCGGTTCATTTGATGGATCAACAGGTAGGGATCTTTACCAATTCGGTCGATGCGGCTGAGCGGATGAAATACGAAGGCTGGGACTTCGATGCCCGGACGCGCGACGCAGCCAGAAAGAGTGCAGGGCGTATCGATCGTGATCCCCGCTTGAATCCCCAGAAGGTGCGAACCAAAAGAGGTGCCCATCAGTTTCAGCAGATCCGACATATGATGGCCCGCAGTGAAAAGAATGAAGGGCTCGCGCTGCCGTCGCTGCTCTTGGAGATTGAGAGTGACCTGCCACGCGATGCGACGGTCGTTCCGATCCTTAGTAAGGTTACCCCTGAGATAGCGATGACGCTGGGTAACCTGGTCCGCGGAGGTTACGCCGTGACGCCCATCGTCAATTGCTGGGACGAGTACGAATTCGCCCAAGCCGCCGGATTGCTACTTGCCGAACGCATGTTGGCCAAGCAGTTGAAATCGATGGAAACCATCAGTCAGATCTGTCAGGAACAGGCCTATCCGTTGTTTTAG
- a CDS encoding AAA family ATPase: MDVATTVKKILGNVEKVILGKRQQVVFSLVAWLSEGHVLMEDVPGVAKTMLARALAKSVGCTLKRVQCTPDLLPSDVTGTSIFNQKTSEFEFRPGPVFTNILLADEINRTTPRTQAALLEAMAESRVTIDGETHQLDPPFLVLATQNPIDHEGTFPLPEAQLDRFLMKFSLGYPSLEDELKMLTASRKQHPLETIEAVVTKEELRACQKASRSVKLHEKVQRYIVELVHATRRHDQLMLGASPRASLALFRTSQSLAAILGRNYVLPDDVKRVLTPVMAHRLILRPESRLRKVTPQDVLDDILQEVPVPMLDEATV, translated from the coding sequence ATGGATGTCGCCACAACGGTCAAGAAAATTCTAGGGAATGTTGAAAAAGTCATTCTCGGTAAACGACAGCAAGTTGTCTTTTCGCTCGTAGCTTGGCTTTCCGAGGGGCATGTTCTGATGGAAGACGTGCCGGGGGTTGCGAAGACAATGCTAGCAAGGGCTCTGGCGAAAAGTGTCGGATGCACCCTCAAACGCGTCCAGTGCACGCCAGACCTATTGCCCAGCGACGTCACTGGGACGTCGATCTTCAATCAGAAGACGTCGGAATTCGAGTTCCGTCCTGGGCCGGTCTTCACTAACATTCTTCTCGCCGACGAGATTAACCGGACAACTCCTCGCACCCAGGCCGCTTTGCTGGAAGCCATGGCTGAGTCGCGCGTCACCATTGATGGTGAGACGCATCAACTCGATCCGCCGTTCCTTGTATTAGCGACACAAAACCCAATCGATCATGAGGGTACCTTTCCGCTGCCTGAGGCCCAACTCGATCGTTTTCTGATGAAGTTCAGTTTAGGCTACCCCAGCCTGGAAGACGAGCTCAAGATGCTTACCGCTTCGCGGAAGCAGCATCCCTTGGAAACCATCGAGGCTGTGGTTACCAAGGAAGAATTGCGTGCCTGTCAAAAGGCGAGTCGTAGTGTCAAGTTACACGAGAAGGTCCAGCGTTACATCGTTGAACTTGTCCATGCGACACGCCGGCATGATCAACTGATGCTTGGGGCAAGCCCTCGTGCCTCGCTGGCGCTGTTTCGTACCAGCCAATCACTGGCAGCGATTTTGGGACGCAACTACGTGCTGCCAGACGACGTCAAGCGAGTGCTGACGCCAGTGATGGCTCATCGACTGATCTTGCGTCCCGAAAGTCGACTTCGCAAAGTAACCCCCCAAGACGTGCTGGACGATATTCTGCAGGAAGTCCCTGTCCCTATGCTGGACGAGGCAACGGTTTAA